In one window of Clarias gariepinus isolate MV-2021 ecotype Netherlands chromosome 10, CGAR_prim_01v2, whole genome shotgun sequence DNA:
- the LOC128532347 gene encoding transmembrane and coiled-coil domain protein 3-like isoform X1, which yields MHTDRRTDRQMDNDGYVLSIPVPMLQRGVSDSNLYSLKDLEQKILKAKEQLRVERIEQDDNVAEFLKLVNIADKQQVARIRHVFEKKNQKTTQNINQLQKKLEQYYKRMKESENNNNNIGSSKNSSPKDAAKDQVSKVSPSLERLKPSAPMVLLTPPSFFNKPREFANLIRNKFGSADNIAQLKTSLEEGGGRVLSGSTSLVSQSKFRSGIDDDQFSMGTTASEDSNGNPEVQKYDQNDINMVLGELQEIRQSQIQLAEDMEVLKVNLSEDDTFLTQRLEEERDRMERLEEQLNDLVELHQHEMANLKQELASIEEKVAYQANERARDLQEVLDSCNSRLCKLEQQVQVVQVETEGVFSRNLLVKIINVLLAVVTLLLVCVSTVTRCIMTGVRSRYHLVGAVLGAVLIALVWRSNERLNTNKEMHQTNTGL from the exons ATGCACACAGACAGAAGGACTGACAGACAG ATGGATAACGACGGTTACGTCCTCAGTATCCCCGTCCCGATGCTGCAGCGTGGCGTTTCCGACTCGAACCTTTACTCCTTGAAAGACCTCGAGCAGAAGATCCTGAAGGCGAAGGAGCAGCTGAGGGTGGAGCGGATAGAGCAGGACGACAACGTGGCCGAGTTCCTCAAGCTGGTGAACATCGCGGATAAGCAGCAGGTGGCGAGAATCCGGCAtgtgtttgagaagaagaaCCAGAAAACGACGCAAAACATCAACCAGTTACAGAAGAAGCTAGAGCAGTACTACAAACGCATGAAGGAGAGcgagaacaacaacaacaacatcggTTCCTCCAAGAACAGCAGCCCTAAAGATGCAGCTAAAGATCAGGTTTCCAAGGTCTCACCGAGCCTGGAGAGATTAAAACCCAGCGCTCCCATGGTGCTACTCACACCACCATCCTTCTTCAACAAGCCGAGAGAGTTTGCAAACCTCATCCGGAACAAATTCGGCAGCGCGGACAACATCGCTCAGCTCAAGACCTCTCTGGAAGAAGGTGGAGGCCGTGTGCTGAGCGGGAGCACCAGCCTTGTCAGCCAGTCGAAGTTCCGCAGCGGCATCGATGATGACCAGTTCTCCATGGGAACCACGGCTTCGGAGGACAGTAACGGAAATCCTGAAGTCCAGAAATATGACCAAAACGACATCAACATGGTGCTGGGGGAACTCCAGGAGATTCGTCAGTCCCAAATCCAACTCGCTGAAGACATGGAGGTTCTGAAGGTGAACCTGAGTGAAGACGACACCTTCCTCACACAGAGGCTcgaggaggagagagacag GATGGAGCGTCTGGAGGAGCAGCTCAACGATCTGGTTGAACTTCACCAGCATGAGATGGCGAATCTGAAGCAGGAGTTAGCTAGCATCGAGGAGAAAGTGGCTTATCAGGCTAACGAGAGAGCCAGAGACCTGCAG gaggTGCTGGACTCGTGTAACTCTCGCCTGTGTAAGTTGGAGCAGCAGGTACAGGTGGTGCAGGTGGAGACTGAAGGTGTGTTTAGCCGTAACCTgcttgttaaaatcattaacgTGCTGCTGGCCGTCGTCACGCTGCTGCTGGTGTGTGTTTCCACGGTGACACGGTGCATCATGACCGGCGTGCGGAGCCGTTATCACCTGGTGGGGGCGGTGTTGGGCGCGGTGCTGATCGCTCTGGTCTGGAGGAGTAACGAGAGACTGAACACTAACAAAGAAATGCATCAGACAAACACCGGACTCTGA
- the LOC128532347 gene encoding transmembrane and coiled-coil domain protein 3-like isoform X2 — protein MDNDGYVLSIPVPMLQRGVSDSNLYSLKDLEQKILKAKEQLRVERIEQDDNVAEFLKLVNIADKQQVARIRHVFEKKNQKTTQNINQLQKKLEQYYKRMKESENNNNNIGSSKNSSPKDAAKDQVSKVSPSLERLKPSAPMVLLTPPSFFNKPREFANLIRNKFGSADNIAQLKTSLEEGGGRVLSGSTSLVSQSKFRSGIDDDQFSMGTTASEDSNGNPEVQKYDQNDINMVLGELQEIRQSQIQLAEDMEVLKVNLSEDDTFLTQRLEEERDRMERLEEQLNDLVELHQHEMANLKQELASIEEKVAYQANERARDLQEVLDSCNSRLCKLEQQVQVVQVETEGVFSRNLLVKIINVLLAVVTLLLVCVSTVTRCIMTGVRSRYHLVGAVLGAVLIALVWRSNERLNTNKEMHQTNTGL, from the exons ATGGATAACGACGGTTACGTCCTCAGTATCCCCGTCCCGATGCTGCAGCGTGGCGTTTCCGACTCGAACCTTTACTCCTTGAAAGACCTCGAGCAGAAGATCCTGAAGGCGAAGGAGCAGCTGAGGGTGGAGCGGATAGAGCAGGACGACAACGTGGCCGAGTTCCTCAAGCTGGTGAACATCGCGGATAAGCAGCAGGTGGCGAGAATCCGGCAtgtgtttgagaagaagaaCCAGAAAACGACGCAAAACATCAACCAGTTACAGAAGAAGCTAGAGCAGTACTACAAACGCATGAAGGAGAGcgagaacaacaacaacaacatcggTTCCTCCAAGAACAGCAGCCCTAAAGATGCAGCTAAAGATCAGGTTTCCAAGGTCTCACCGAGCCTGGAGAGATTAAAACCCAGCGCTCCCATGGTGCTACTCACACCACCATCCTTCTTCAACAAGCCGAGAGAGTTTGCAAACCTCATCCGGAACAAATTCGGCAGCGCGGACAACATCGCTCAGCTCAAGACCTCTCTGGAAGAAGGTGGAGGCCGTGTGCTGAGCGGGAGCACCAGCCTTGTCAGCCAGTCGAAGTTCCGCAGCGGCATCGATGATGACCAGTTCTCCATGGGAACCACGGCTTCGGAGGACAGTAACGGAAATCCTGAAGTCCAGAAATATGACCAAAACGACATCAACATGGTGCTGGGGGAACTCCAGGAGATTCGTCAGTCCCAAATCCAACTCGCTGAAGACATGGAGGTTCTGAAGGTGAACCTGAGTGAAGACGACACCTTCCTCACACAGAGGCTcgaggaggagagagacag GATGGAGCGTCTGGAGGAGCAGCTCAACGATCTGGTTGAACTTCACCAGCATGAGATGGCGAATCTGAAGCAGGAGTTAGCTAGCATCGAGGAGAAAGTGGCTTATCAGGCTAACGAGAGAGCCAGAGACCTGCAG gaggTGCTGGACTCGTGTAACTCTCGCCTGTGTAAGTTGGAGCAGCAGGTACAGGTGGTGCAGGTGGAGACTGAAGGTGTGTTTAGCCGTAACCTgcttgttaaaatcattaacgTGCTGCTGGCCGTCGTCACGCTGCTGCTGGTGTGTGTTTCCACGGTGACACGGTGCATCATGACCGGCGTGCGGAGCCGTTATCACCTGGTGGGGGCGGTGTTGGGCGCGGTGCTGATCGCTCTGGTCTGGAGGAGTAACGAGAGACTGAACACTAACAAAGAAATGCATCAGACAAACACCGGACTCTGA